The genomic segment CGAGGGCGCTGAGGAGGCGCGGCGCGATCGCCAGCTGCACCACCAGCGAGACCACGTTGAGCACGAGGTAGAACTGGCTGAAGAACGGTCCGAGCTCGGCCGTGCTCAGCTCGCGGTCGATCGTCGCCTTGAAGACGTAGTCGACCATGATCGCCGTGATGGACGTCAGGGCGACGAGGAGCAGCAGCCGGCCGACGTAACCGCGGCGCCCGCGCACGGACTGCTCGTCCGGCTCGCTGCGCGTGGGCTCGGCCGCCACGGGCTCGGGGCTCGGGACGCAGAGCCCGGGGATGGCCGCGGTGATCGCGAGCAGGCCCGCGCCGACGAGCACCAGGCCACGCGGAGGCAGCCAGCCCTGCGCCACGCTGGCGATGGACGCGCCGGCCACCGCGCCGAGCGAGCCGCCGGCCGCGATGCGCGCGTACAGCTGCCTCGCCTCCGCGACGGTGAAGAGGTCGGCCAGCAGCCGCCAGAACTGGGCCACCGCGAACGTCGCGACCAGCCCCGTCCAGATGTAGAAGGCGTGGGCGATGAGGAACGTGTCCTCGTCGAAGCCCACCCAGAAGCAGACCGTGCCCCCGGAGGCGAAGAGCAGGGTGAAGACCGAGATGCGGCGCTTGTCGAACCGCTCGATCAGGAAGCGGTCGATCTGCGCGGCCACCCAGGCGGCGGCGGCGATGCCCAGATACGTGAAGGGCAGCTGCTCGGCGGGGAGGTGGGTGAGGAAGAGCGCGTCGCGCGCGACCTCGAGGACCGTGTGCCCCGCCAGGAGCGTGAAGAGAGTCGCCGCGGCCGCCAGCGCGTGGCGGCCGTTCTCGATGCCGTGGCCCGGCGAGAGCCTCTCCAGAAAACGGCGCATGGTCCCGCCCGGAGTATGGACCGTGATGGTCCATCGCGTCGCTTCTGCGTCAGCGCCGCTCTAGAGAGGCGCTCCGCCTACCTCCCGTCGCCTGCCGTTTCCTGCGATTCCTGGACCGCGTTGCTTCCTCGGTCACGTGCTGAGAGCACGCTCCCTCGTCGCGCCTTGCCCAGAAACCGCAGGAAACGGCATGCTCGGTCCGGCAAGCGGTTCGACTCTCTGGCACCCCGTCGCGTTCTTCGGCGGCGGGGCGGAGAGTCAGCGCGGGATCAGGCGGCCAGGGCGTCGCGCGCGCAGGCCCGCGCCATCGGCGCGGCCTTGGCCTTCTCGAGGGCCTTGCGCATCTTCAGCAGCGCCTTGGCCTCGATCTGCCGGACCCGCTCGCCGCTGACCGAGAGGGCCTCGCCGATCTCGCGGAGGCTGCGACGCTCGTCGCTGAGCACGCGCTCCTTGACGATGCGGCGCTCGCGCGCGTCGAGCACCGAGAGGGCGTGCTCGGCCAGCTCCATCGCGACGCGACGGCGCTCCTCCTGGGCCGCGGCCTCCTCGGGCGTGGCGTGGTCGGCCGGATCGTGGCCCGCGCGCGGGTCGTCGACCGCGATCGGCACGTCCGGGTAGCTCAGCTCGTGCTGCACCGCGAGGACCTCCTCGACGCTCACCTCGAGCACCTCGGCGAGCTCCTCGGCGGTCACGTGGTCGCCCTTCTTCTGCTCCATCTGGCGCGCCGTCTTGCGGAGCCGCTGGCGCAGCTTGCGCATGTTGCGGGTCTTGCTCGGCGTCACCATGCGGCGGTTCGCGCGGACGTAGCGCTGCATGTAGTAGCGCACCCACCAGCGCGCGTAGGTCGAGAATCGCGTGCCGCGCTCCGGATCGAACCGGCCGGCCGCGTCGAGGAGACCCACGAAGCCTTCGTGGATCAGGTCCTCGCGCGGGGCGCCGGGGCGTCCGTAGCGCTTCGCCATCGCCGCGACGAGCGGGCGGTGGCGCACGACGAGCTCGTGCAGCGCCCTCGGGCAGCCGTTGCGCAGCCGCTCCGTCAGCGCTTGTTCTTCTTCACGGGTCAAGGCATCTCGGCGTTCGGTCATCGTCATGGGTCCCCCCCTCCGCAACCGCGATGCCAGCCGGATCGAGTGGGCGAGGCGCCCAAACGCGGCCGGATGTGCGATGGCGTTTTCCCCCGCCCGTGGCGATTCGCCACGCGCACTCCGTCGACCTTTCCTCGGCCGGTCTCGCTGCTAGCATCCGCGCGACATGCAAGCGCGCGGCGACTTCATCGACGGGAGCTTCCACGCTCCCACCGGAGACACTTTCACGAGCCACGACCCCGCCCGAGGCGGTCAGGTCGTGCTGGAGACGGCGGGCTCGCCCGAGCGCGTGGGCCAGGCCTGCGAGGCCGCGGCCGCCGCCCAGCCCGCGTGGGCCGGCCTCGACTTCGACGCCCGGCTCGCGGCGCTGATGCGCTTTCGCGCCGCCCTCGCCGAACGCGAGGATGGGCTGAGCGAGGCGATCAGCCGCGAGATGGGCAAGATCCGGAGCGAGGCCCGGACGGAGATCAAGGCGCTCGTGGGGCGCTTCGCCCTGGTCGAAGGCCAGGTCCGCGCGGAGCTGAGCGGCGGCGCCATCCCGGGCTTCCCGGCCGAGGTCATCCGCTACCGACCCCACGGCGTGGTCGGCGTGCTCGGCCCGTTCAACTTCCCCCTGCACCTCTGCCACGCGCACGTCGTGCCGGCGCTCCTCCTGGGCAACACGGTCGTGATCAAGCCGAGCGAGATCACGCCCCTGTCCGGGGAGCGCTACGCGGAGGCGGCCCAGGCGGCCGGGCTGCCGCAGGGCGTCTTGAACGTGGTGCAGGGCGGCGGCGCGGTCGGCGCGGCCATCGTCGCGAACCCGCACGTGCGCGGCCTCGCCTTCACCGGCTCCTGGGGCACCGGGCGGCGCATCTCCGAGGCGGCGCTCGACCGGCCCGACATGCTGCTCGCGCTCGAGATGGGCGGCAAGAACATGTGCGTCGTCCGCGAGGACGCCGACCTCCGGCAGGCCATCCACGAGGTGATCACGAGCGGCTACCTGACCACCGGCCAGCGCTGCACCTGCTCCGACCGCGTGCTCGTGCACCGCAGCCTCGCCGGGCGGCTCGTCGACGGCCTGCGCGCGGTGCTGGCGGAGCTGTCCTTCGGAGACCCCGAGGACCCGGCCTCGTTCGCCGGCCCGCTCGCCACGATCGCGGCGCGGGATCGCTTCGTGAAGACCCTCGAGCAGGCCCGCGCGAAGGGCGCCGAGCCGATCGTCCCCGGCGGCGCACGTGAGGGCGGGGCGTTCGTCGCGCCCTCGCTCCACCGCCTGGCCGACGGAGTGCACGAGCTGGCCGGATACACCGACGAGGAGCTCTTCGGCCCCGATCTCTGCGTCGAGACCTTCGATGACGACGACGAAGCGATAGCGGCGCTCAACGCGTCGCCCTACGGCTTCGCATACAGCATCTTCACCCAGGACCTGGAGCGCTTCGGCCACTACGAGCGGCAGGTGCGCACCGGGATCCTCAACCGCAACCGGAGCACCAACAAGGCCAGCCCGCGCCTGCCCTTCGGCGGGGTGAAGAAGAGCGGCAACTTCCGTCCCGCGGGCGCCTGGGCCGGGCGCAATCTCGCCTATCCCATGGCGGAGATCCACAACGGCGCCGGGGTCTACGACCGCCACGCGCACATCGAGCCGCTCCTGCCGGCGAGCGACCTGGACCAGCTCGAGGCGCAGCACGCGGGCGAGGAGGAGGCGGAGCTCCGTCGCACGCTCTTCGACACGCCGCGTCCCTTGCAGGTGCTCCTCCCCGAGGGAGGGGAGCTGCCCGAGTCCGACGCGCTGCACGAGCGCTTCTACGCCGGCGACCGCTACGTCAGGGGCGAGAAGAAGCCGCCGGTCTTCGACCACCTCCGCTCGAAGGGCCCGTGGATGGTCTCCATCGACGAGGCGCCGATGAGCGTGATCGACGGGATGAGCCAGACGGCGACCATCCCGGCCGGCTTTGGCGCCGACGCCATCGTGCGCGCCTACGTGGAGGGCGACTTCGGCGACGCGCCGCTGAGCAGCGGGGACACTACGCTCGGCGACGACCCCCACGCGCTCGCGTTCGCCGAGACCCTGCGCGGGCTCGCCCCGGGGCTGCCCACGGTGAGCTTCGTCAACAGCGGCGCGGAGGCGAACGAGAAGGCTTACGCGCTCTGCCGGCTACAGAAGCCGGAGCGCACCAAGCTGCTCGCGTTCGAGGGCAGCTTCCACGGCCGCACGATGCTCGCGCTCTACGCGAGCTGGAATCCGTCCAAGCGCGTGCCCTTCCAGATCGCCGGCTACGAGGTCGACTTCGCGAAGGCCCCTTCGCGGGAGGTCTTCGAGGACGGCGAGCCCATCGAGCCCGAGGGCTGGACGGAGGTCTGGGGCGGCGGCGACGTCGAGGCGGCCAAAGCCCGCTGGGGCAGCTCCCCCGACCCGCTCCTCGCGGCCGAGGTCGCCGCGCTCGCCGACGTGGACGAGCGCCTGGCCACCGAGACGCACTTCGCGGTCGTGATCGAGCCCATGCAGAGCGAGGGCGGCGATCGATACGTCAGCGCGCGCTACCAACGCGCGCTCCGGCTGCTGACGCGCGCCCGCGACGTGCCGCTCGTCGTCGACGAGGTGCAGTGCGGCTTCGGCCTCGGGGGACCGTTCCTCTGGCACCAGCGCTTCGGCTACGTCGACCGCGACGGTCAGCCCGACACGCCGGACTGCGTCTGCTTCGCGAAGCGCGCGCAGGTCGGCGTGTGCATGAGCGTCTTCGAGGACCCCGAGCCGACGAGCGCCTTCCCCGCCTCGCTCGCGCGCGGCCGGTTGCACGCCGAGAGCGTCGGCGACGGCAGCGACGCCGCGCGCATCGAGGCCCTCGTGCGGCCGCGGCTCGAGGCGCTGCATCGGCGCTGGAGCCACCGCATCGAGAACCCGCGGAGCGAGGGCTTCGCGCTCGCCTTCGACGTGGCCGACTCGGACACCCTGATGGCCTACCTCGGCCAGCGCTTCTGGCGCGGCGTGGTCGTCTTCGGCGCGGGCTCGCGCACGGTGCGTTACCGGCTGAACAGCAGCTTCGACGCGCGCACGCTCGACACCCTCTTCGAGTCCATGCAGCGCTCGCTCGCGTGGATCGAGGCGCACCCGGGTAAGAAGCCGCCGGCGTGGGAGGACTTCGCGTCCGGCCGGACGGACGACGTCGCCGCGCCGCCGGTCACCGTGCGGGTGGCGGACCCGGCGGAGCGCGAGGCGCTGATGGAGGCCATCGTCGCGCTCGAGGCCGAGGTCTACGAGCCGGCGCGGCGGGACAGCCCGGAGCGCCTCGGGCTCGCCTTCGCCGAGGGCGGCGTGGCGGTGATCGCGGAGACCGAGGAGAGCGGCGACAAGCGGGTGATCGGCACCGCGCTCGCCGCCCCGCTCGAGGCGGTCGAGGGCGTCGACGGGGCGGACCGCGACCCGATGCGCGGCCGGCACAACACGCTCTACTCCCTCGCCGTGACCGTGCACCCGGACTACCAGGGGCACGGGATCGGGCGACGGCTGAAGCTGGCGCAGCTCACGCAGGCCCGCGCGATGAAGAAGGACGGCGCCGGTCGCTACCGCCACGTCACCGCGCGCAACCGCTTGCCCGACGCGAGCTCCATGGCGCGGCTGAACGACTCGCTCGGCGCCTACACGGTGTTCCTGCTCGAGGGTCAGTACGAGGGCGACGGGGTGGCGCGCTACTACCGCCAGCCGCTCGGCCGCTTCGAGCCGGATCCCGTGCGCGTCGTCGAGCGGAGCGCGCCCACGCACGACCTCGCGGCGGGCATCGCCAGGCCCTTCGCCGCTCCGCCGGCGTCGCTGGTGAAGCTCCACGAAGCGGGCGCGCTCTACGGCCCGACCGTCAACAAGGTGACCGTGCTCAACTACCTCACGCCCGCGGTGGTCCGCGCGACGGAGTGGGTGGGCGCGCTGACGCCCAGCTTGCCGCACGCGTATCTCTGCTCGAGCCGGGACGAGACCGTCGACAAGTCGGTCCGCGTGCTGCGGTGGCACCGCCCGCACGCCCAGAAGGTGATCTCCTTCGAGGGCACCTACGTCGGCCACACCGCGTCGGGCGCCCGCTCGATCAGCGATCCGGCGACCCACGCGCAGGGCGCGCCCTACTTCGACTGGCCTCGCGTGCCGCACCCGGCTGACGGGCTCGACGAGAGCCTGTCCGCGCTCCGGAGCGAGATCGAGCGCGCCGGCGGCGGTGATCAGGTGTTCGGGCTCTACCTCGAGGTGGTGCAGGAGCGAACCGGCCGCGTCGTGCCCGACGCGTTCTGGCCCGCGCTCGCGGAGCTGCGCGCGGAGACCGGCGTGCCGGTGGTCGTCGTCGAGACGGCGAGCGCGTACTACCGCTCGGGCCGAGGCGCGTTCGCCCTGGACGGGATCGACTTCCAGCCGGACCTGATGATCTGGTGGACCGGCGGGCAGCTCGGCTTCGTGCACGTCACCACGCCCTACCTCGTGAACAAGCCGCTCACGCTCGTCAGCACCTGGGACGGCGACGAGCTGAGCCTCGTCCAGGCTCACCACCAGCTGCGCGCGGCGCGCGGGCTGGATCTGCAGCCGGCGATCGCGGCGCTCGACGAGGCGCTCGCCGGGGTTCGGAGCCGTGGCCTGGGCCTGCACCGCGTGCTCGAGGGCGTCGACGCGACGCGTCTCGAGGCGGCCGGGATCCGCGGGCGGCGCCTGCCGGGAGATCGCCTGGCGGTCACGCTCCAGCTGGACGCCGCCGCCGCGCAGGCACAGGCCCTGCGCGACGCGTTGGGTTGAGCCGGGTCAGGGCGACGGCGGGCACTCGCCCACCGACGCCACGCTGACGCCCGCGTTGGCGGCCATGCACCCGTTCGAGTGGGTGCGGCCGTCGCAGCCGCAGACGGGGTCGTAGAGCGCGGTGCAGAAGTCGGGGCGCCGCGCGCACATGCCCGTGCCGGCGCAGTCTCCGAGCGCCTTGCCGCAGAACTCCATCGGCCCGCAGTCGCGGTTGGTGGAGCAGCCGCCGGTGCTCGGGCCGCCGTCGGCCACGCCGCCGTCCGCGGTGGTCGGACACGCCCCGCGCCTGCCCCGGCTGGTCCCGGCCGCGTTCGCGAAGCAGTCGTTGTCGTAGGTGACCATGTCGCAGCCGCAGACGGGGTTCACCACGTCCGGGCAGCGCGAGGGCTTCTCGGTGCACTCGCCGTCGAGGTCGCACGCGATCTGAAGGCAGAACTCCGTCCCGGCGCACTCCGCGTTGGTGCGGCACGACGTCGGGCCGGCGTCGACGCCCGAGTCGGTGGACAGGCCGGCGTCCTCGTCGACGGGGCCCGCGTCGTCCGCGGCCGCGTCCTCGCCCACGCTCGCGTCCTCGTCGCCAGCGCTGCCGGAGTCGGCTTCACCGGCGTCGGGATCGGTCGCGCCGGCGTCCGTCGCGGCGTCCATGCCGACGCTCGGGCCCGCGTCGCGGTCGCCCCCCGCGTCGGCGTCACCCCCGCCGCCACACCCCAGGAGACCGACACCCATGAGCGCCCCCACCACGAGCCCCAGGCTTCCGCGATTCATCATCCGGCGGGCGTAGCAGAGCGCGCCGGGTGCCGGCAAGGCGAGGTGCTGGCCGGCCGCGCCGTCCTCGACGAGGCGTCGACCCGCGAGCAGCCGTCAGGGCGCGGGGGCTGACGGAGGCGTGTCCGGGACCGCCCGGGGCTCCGGGCGGGGCGTCGTCAGCCAGCCCGGTCGCGCGCCTGGGCGGTACACGACGCGGTAGTCGTCGTCGCCCGCGGGCCAGCCGAGGAACACGTCGGGCCCGACCTGCTGGAGCACGAGCACGGTGAGCCGCTCGCGCTGGCCGCGTCGCATGCCGACCGCGATCTCCCAGCGCTCGCCGTCGCGCCCGAGGCCGGCCGCGCTGCCCTCGTGCACCTGCTCCCCTTCGCGCATCTCGGCGCGATCCCCGCGAAGTTCGAAGAAGACCAGGTCCCCGTCGTCGGGCTCCTCCGCCACCCACCGGCCCTGGAGGTCTGGCGGCACCGGCCCGGCGCGCCGCGCCACCGCGAGGTCGTCGTCGCCCTCCCGGAAGACGAGCGCGCGCCCGGGCCCGGTGAAGCTCCAGAAGAGCGTGATCGCCTCCGTCTCTCCCGCGCGCGAGAGGCGCAGCCGCTTCATCCCGCCCTCGGCGTCGAGCACCGAGACCTGCGCCTCGGGCTCGTTCGTGCGGGCGGAGCGGGCGGTGCCCTCCCCGTCCGAGAGATCGAAGACCACCTCCACGTCTTCGTCGTCGATCTCGCTCAGCATCCAGCGGCCGTCGAGGCTCGGCGGAGGCGGACGGCGCGCCGTCACCGTCACCTCTCCGGAGGGCTCCGGGCAATCGGCCACGACCCGGGGCGGCGGGGTCGGGCTGGAGGCGCATCCGAGGAAGAGCAGGCTGAACAGAGCGCGTCGCATGGCCCGAGAGTAGCGCGTCGCGGCCCGGTCAGACGGCCGAGCGACGCACGAACCGGTAGAGCGCGGCGGGGCGGTGGTCGACGTCGCGCTGGCGCTCGCCCGTCGCCTCGAGCTGTCCGGACGCGAGCATGCGGCGGCGGAAGCTGTCCTTGTTCAGCGGACGGTCGAGCACGACCTCGTGCACGCGCTGGAGCTGGCGCAGGGTGAAGCGCGGAGGGAGGAGCTGGAACCCGATCGGCGTGTAGTCGAGCTTCCCGCGGATGCGCTTGACCGCCATGCCGAGGATGTCCGCGTGGTCGAACGCAAGCTCGGCCGGCTCACCGTCGATCGACACGTCCACCGGCCCGCCCGTCTCGCCCTCCCAGGGCACCGCGAGGCGCGCCGTCAGGGCGGGGTGTTCCTCCTGGTCGATCGCCTCGAAGCGCTTGGCGTCCACCAGCGCGTAGTGCGCCACGGTGACGACGCGGGTCCGCGGGTCGCGCTCCACCGCGCCGAAGGTGTAGAGCTGCTCCAGGAAGACGTCTCGCAGCCCGGCCTTGGTGAGCAGCACGCGCTCGGCCGCCTCCTCGATCGACTCGTCCATGCGCACGAAGCCGCCGGGCAGGGCGGCCGCGCCGTCCCAGGGGTGCTCGGTGCGACGCACGAGGAGGGTCGCGAGCGCGTCGTCCACCACGCTCAGGAGCGCGACGTCCACCGTGAGCGACGGGCGCTCGTACGCGCTCGCGTCGTAGCCGGCGAGGAACTCGGCTTCGGTCTGGGGCTTCTTCGGTCGGCGTCTCTTGGGGGGTGACTTCGGCATGTTCGCGCGCTCGAGCGTCCGAGGGCATCATCGAGAGATGGATCTCGGACCTTGTACCGCATGCGCGCGCCACGTCCGCCTCGATGAGATGCGCTGCCCGTTCTGTGGTTCCGCCGCGCTCGCGCGCCCCGGCGCCGTCCGGACGGTGAGCCGGCGCGCCTTCACCCGCGCCGCGGTCTTCGTCGGCGCGGCGGTGCTCGGCGCCTGCGGCGGCGACGAGATCGCCTACGAAGGCGAGGAGACGGGGACGGGCGGCGGCGAGGAGACCGACTTCGCCTCCGACACCGACGCCGATGGTTCGGACCCGCAGACGCGCGAGCATGACGAGCGCCAGACGCAGCAGATCCAGGAGCGGGAGCGGCAGGCGGAGGAGCGCCGGCTCCGTGACGAGCGCGCGATGGAGGAGCTCGAGCGGCAGCGGGAGCTCGAGGAGCAGGACTGGCGCGATCAACGCCGGCACCGGAACCCGTGCGTGGACGGCGTGTGCCCGCCCTACGGCACGCCGCCCGCGCGCGACCTGCTGGTCTGAGCTGGCGCGTCCGAGCTGGCAGACGCGCGGCGGCCGGTGCACGCTCCGTTCGTATGGAAGTCCTGACGATCCCCTCCGGTCTCGACGCCCGCGGCCGTGGGCGCGTGCACGGCGAGCACTTTCGCGCGCGCATCCACGAGATCGCGCAGCTCCGCCTCGAGCTCGCCCTCTCCCAGGGCAAGTTCGCGTCCTCCATGGAGGTCGTCGAGACGGCGCGGCTGCACCTGCCGGTGCTCGAGGGCTTCGACGCGCCGCTCCACGCGGAGCTGCTCGGGATCGCCGAGGGCGCCGACCTCGACCCGGCCAAGCTGGTGGTGCTCAACCACTACACCGACCTGAAGGACGTCGACCCGAAGCGGCTCGATCCGTCGAAGGGCGGGGAGGGCACGGGCAACGAGGACGAGGACTGCTCGGTCGTGCTCGCCGGCACCCCGGAGGGCGTGTTCCTGGCGCAGACCTGGGACATGCACGGCAGCGTCGAGCCCTACGTGTGCCTGCTGAGCCTGCCCGAGCACGACGGCCGGCCGGCGCTCCACACCTTCACCATCACGGGCTGCCTCGCCCTCGCGGGCATGAACGCGCACGGCGTCGGGGTGAGCATCAACAACCTCAAGTCCCACGACGCGCGGGTCGGCGTGGTCTGGCCCGCCCTCGTCCGGCGCCTGCTCGCCGAGGACAACGCGAGCGCGGCCAAGCACGTGCTGATGACCGCGCCGATGTCGAGCGGCCACCACTACGCCATCTGCGACGGCGAGCGCGGCTATGGCGTGGAGACGAGCGGCGAGAAGAAGGCGGTGATCTTCGACGCCACCTTCGCGACCGAGCCCGGCGCCCGCCTCATCCACACCAACCACTGCGTCGACCCCGGCGTGGCGTCGGTGAGCTGGGTGAGCGACTGGTCGACGAGCTACGACCGGCACGACTGGCTCACCCGTTCCGTCGAGGCGCGGGCGATCGAGGGGCGCGACGACCTCTGGTCACGCCTCGCCACGCACGAGGGCTACCCCCGAAGCGTCTGCACGCACCTCGCGAGCGACGAGCAGCCGCACGCGATGAAGACCTGCGGCGCCATGCTCTGCGACTTCGGCAGCCGGACCCTCTACGCCCACCATGGTTGCATTCACGGCGTCATGCCGACGCCCTTCGGGTTCGACGCGTGAGCGAGGAGCCCTTCTTCTTCACCTGGAGCGTCCAGCGGGACGCTAAGGGGCTCGAGATCGTCGGCGGCGAAGGCGCGTTCTTCGACACCGCGGACGGAGAGCGCTGGCTCGACTTCGGGAGCCTCATCTATCACGCCAACCTCGGCCACGGGCACGGCCGAATGGTCGAGGCGATCAAGGCGCAGGCGGACCGCCTCTGCCTGACCATGCCCAAGGCGATCTACCCGGAGAAGCGCGCCCTCGCGCAGAAGCTCCTCGAGCTGGCTGGGCCCGAGTACGGGAAGGTCTTCTTCACGCTCGGCGGCAGCGAGGCGAACGAGAACGCGCTCAAGATGGCGCGTCTGTTCACCGGGCGGCACAAGACCATCAGCCGCTATCGCAGCTACCACGGGGCGTCGATGGGCGCGCTCTCGCTCACCGGTGACTACCGCCGGCCGCCGCTCGAGCCCGGGCTGCCCGGCGCGGTGAAGATGCTCGACTGCTACTGCGACGCCTGCCCCTTCGGCAAGACGGTCGACACCTGCGCGCGAGAGTGCGCCACGCAGCTCGACGAGATCCTGCCGATGGAGGCCAACGTCGCCGCGGTCTTCCTCGAGAGCGTCCCGGGCGCGAACGGCGTGCTCATCCCGCCCGACGACTACTGGCCGAAGGTGCGCGAGGCCTGCGATCGGCACGGCGCGCTGCTCGTGGCCGACGAGGTGCTCTGCGGCTTCGGCCGGACGGGGAAGTGGTTCGGCTACCAGCACTGGGACGTGTTGCCGGACATGATCACCGTCAGCAAGGGCCTGACCGGCGGCTACGGCGTGCTCGGCGCGGTGATCGTCAAGCGGCACGTCGCGGACTTCTTCGAGGAGCGCACCCTGCTCGCGGGTCTCACCCACTACGCGCACCCGCTCGGGGTCGCGGCCGCGCTCGAGGCGATCGCGGTGTACGAAGACGAGGGCCTCATCGAGCGCGCCGCCGCGCTCGGCCCGAAGCTCCTCGCCGCCCTGCGCGAGCTCGCCGTCTCCGAGCCCCGCGTCCGCCACGTCCGCGGCCTCGGCTTGCTCGCCGCGCTCGAGCTCGACGCCGACGACGCGACCCTCGCCCGTCTCGCCGGTGAGCTCGCCGCCCGCCGCCTCTACGTGCACGTCCGCTCGCGCGAGAAGACCCTCGTCATCGCGCCCCCGCTATGCATTCAGGAAGAATCGTTGCACGACGGGGTCCGCCGCATCGCGGACGCGCTCGGGTCAGTCTGACGGGCCGGCCCTCGGGAACCAGCGTCGCGTGGCCCGCCGCAGGACTCGCGCGTCCGCGAAGCCGAGGCGGGCGGCCAGCGCGTCCTGGGTGAGCGACTCCTCGACCGAGAGGCGCGCGAGCTCGTCGCGACGGACGGCGTCGAGCAGCGCCCGGAACGAGGCCCCCGCCTCGGCCAGGCGTCGGTGGAGGGTGCGCTCGCTGACGCCGCATCGTCTGGCGACGGCGGCTGCGCGGGTGTCGCGCTCGCCGAGCGCCGCGCGGAGCTCGAGGCGGACCCGCTCGGGCCAGCTCTGCGCGCGCATGGCATCACGCTCCGCCAGGAGGGTGGAGGCGTGGGCGAGCACGATCGGGCCCAGGCCGGGCTCGAGGGGGGCGAGGTTCGGGAGCGCGAGGTGGTCGCGGTCCATGAGCAGCTCGGTCGCGGGCTGCTCGAACGAGACTGGACACCGGAAGACGTCCTCGTAGGCGCCGAGCGGCGCGCGCGGGCGATGCGCGAACCGAACGGCGAGCGGAGAGAAGTCGCTGCCAGCCAGGATGCGCGCGGTGCCCACCATGTCGGCGAGGTGGAACTCGAGCGTCGACGCCAACGCTGGCGCCTCCGGGGTACGGAGCGCGACCGCGCCGCGCCCGACGACCTGCTCGAACGTGAACGCGTCGGTGACGAGCGGCCAGAAGGCGAGCATGGTCTCGATCGCGCCGCCCATGGTGGAGGCGGTTCGACACGCGAAGGCGACCGCGCTCTGACCGTGGGCCGGCGCGAGGGCCCCGCACCGTGCGGGAAACGCCGGGCCGAGCGCGCGGGTCGCCGTGTCGAGCATGCGCCGCACGTCGGCGGCGAGCACCACGCGCGCAGGGAGCGCGACGTCGCGCCCGCGCACGTCTGGGGGCAGCGGCAGCTCGAGGCCCTCGCGACCGGCGGCCGAACGGACGTGGTGTGCGCTGAGCGCGGTCTCGGTTGGCAGCGAGAGTCCGGTCATTGGCAGCGAGGGTCCGTTCGTCCCTGGCGGAGGCCACGCAGGCTGTTCGGCATGATCGAACGCCAACCTCTCTCGTTGCTTCTCTCCATCACGGGT from the Sandaracinaceae bacterium genome contains:
- a CDS encoding NUDIX domain-containing protein, with the protein product MPKSPPKRRRPKKPQTEAEFLAGYDASAYERPSLTVDVALLSVVDDALATLLVRRTEHPWDGAAALPGGFVRMDESIEEAAERVLLTKAGLRDVFLEQLYTFGAVERDPRTRVVTVAHYALVDAKRFEAIDQEEHPALTARLAVPWEGETGGPVDVSIDGEPAELAFDHADILGMAVKRIRGKLDYTPIGFQLLPPRFTLRQLQRVHEVVLDRPLNKDSFRRRMLASGQLEATGERQRDVDHRPAALYRFVRRSAV
- a CDS encoding aldehyde dehydrogenase family protein — its product is MQARGDFIDGSFHAPTGDTFTSHDPARGGQVVLETAGSPERVGQACEAAAAAQPAWAGLDFDARLAALMRFRAALAEREDGLSEAISREMGKIRSEARTEIKALVGRFALVEGQVRAELSGGAIPGFPAEVIRYRPHGVVGVLGPFNFPLHLCHAHVVPALLLGNTVVIKPSEITPLSGERYAEAAQAAGLPQGVLNVVQGGGAVGAAIVANPHVRGLAFTGSWGTGRRISEAALDRPDMLLALEMGGKNMCVVREDADLRQAIHEVITSGYLTTGQRCTCSDRVLVHRSLAGRLVDGLRAVLAELSFGDPEDPASFAGPLATIAARDRFVKTLEQARAKGAEPIVPGGAREGGAFVAPSLHRLADGVHELAGYTDEELFGPDLCVETFDDDDEAIAALNASPYGFAYSIFTQDLERFGHYERQVRTGILNRNRSTNKASPRLPFGGVKKSGNFRPAGAWAGRNLAYPMAEIHNGAGVYDRHAHIEPLLPASDLDQLEAQHAGEEEAELRRTLFDTPRPLQVLLPEGGELPESDALHERFYAGDRYVRGEKKPPVFDHLRSKGPWMVSIDEAPMSVIDGMSQTATIPAGFGADAIVRAYVEGDFGDAPLSSGDTTLGDDPHALAFAETLRGLAPGLPTVSFVNSGAEANEKAYALCRLQKPERTKLLAFEGSFHGRTMLALYASWNPSKRVPFQIAGYEVDFAKAPSREVFEDGEPIEPEGWTEVWGGGDVEAAKARWGSSPDPLLAAEVAALADVDERLATETHFAVVIEPMQSEGGDRYVSARYQRALRLLTRARDVPLVVDEVQCGFGLGGPFLWHQRFGYVDRDGQPDTPDCVCFAKRAQVGVCMSVFEDPEPTSAFPASLARGRLHAESVGDGSDAARIEALVRPRLEALHRRWSHRIENPRSEGFALAFDVADSDTLMAYLGQRFWRGVVVFGAGSRTVRYRLNSSFDARTLDTLFESMQRSLAWIEAHPGKKPPAWEDFASGRTDDVAAPPVTVRVADPAEREALMEAIVALEAEVYEPARRDSPERLGLAFAEGGVAVIAETEESGDKRVIGTALAAPLEAVEGVDGADRDPMRGRHNTLYSLAVTVHPDYQGHGIGRRLKLAQLTQARAMKKDGAGRYRHVTARNRLPDASSMARLNDSLGAYTVFLLEGQYEGDGVARYYRQPLGRFEPDPVRVVERSAPTHDLAAGIARPFAAPPASLVKLHEAGALYGPTVNKVTVLNYLTPAVVRATEWVGALTPSLPHAYLCSSRDETVDKSVRVLRWHRPHAQKVISFEGTYVGHTASGARSISDPATHAQGAPYFDWPRVPHPADGLDESLSALRSEIERAGGGDQVFGLYLEVVQERTGRVVPDAFWPALAELRAETGVPVVVVETASAYYRSGRGAFALDGIDFQPDLMIWWTGGQLGFVHVTTPYLVNKPLTLVSTWDGDELSLVQAHHQLRAARGLDLQPAIAALDEALAGVRSRGLGLHRVLEGVDATRLEAAGIRGRRLPGDRLAVTLQLDAAAAQAQALRDALG
- a CDS encoding sigma-70 family RNA polymerase sigma factor yields the protein MTMTERRDALTREEEQALTERLRNGCPRALHELVVRHRPLVAAMAKRYGRPGAPREDLIHEGFVGLLDAAGRFDPERGTRFSTYARWWVRYYMQRYVRANRRMVTPSKTRNMRKLRQRLRKTARQMEQKKGDHVTAEELAEVLEVSVEEVLAVQHELSYPDVPIAVDDPRAGHDPADHATPEEAAAQEERRRVAMELAEHALSVLDARERRIVKERVLSDERRSLREIGEALSVSGERVRQIEAKALLKMRKALEKAKAAPMARACARDALAA
- a CDS encoding C45 family peptidase, translated to MEVLTIPSGLDARGRGRVHGEHFRARIHEIAQLRLELALSQGKFASSMEVVETARLHLPVLEGFDAPLHAELLGIAEGADLDPAKLVVLNHYTDLKDVDPKRLDPSKGGEGTGNEDEDCSVVLAGTPEGVFLAQTWDMHGSVEPYVCLLSLPEHDGRPALHTFTITGCLALAGMNAHGVGVSINNLKSHDARVGVVWPALVRRLLAEDNASAAKHVLMTAPMSSGHHYAICDGERGYGVETSGEKKAVIFDATFATEPGARLIHTNHCVDPGVASVSWVSDWSTSYDRHDWLTRSVEARAIEGRDDLWSRLATHEGYPRSVCTHLASDEQPHAMKTCGAMLCDFGSRTLYAHHGCIHGVMPTPFGFDA